GCTCGGTCCCGACGCCACGGGGGTGGGCTGGGTCTACATGTACGCGCTTGTGGACCGATCGGGAAAGAACGATCTGGCTCAGCTTCGGACGTACCAAGACTGGTACCTGCGGTATGCCCTTCAAAGCGTTCCCGGTGTTTCTGAAGTGGCCGGAATCGGAGGATTTCAAAAGCAGTATCAGGTCACGGTCGATCCCAACCGGCTTCAAGCATTCGGCCTTTCCATCGCCGACGTGATGAAGGCCGTTCAGCAAAGCAACAGCGAGGCGGGGGGACGTCTCGTCGAGTGGGCCGGCACCGAATACATGGTGCGGGGACGCGGGTACGTCAAGGCCAGAGAAGATCTGGAGAAGGTGGTCGTCAAGACGAACGAGAGGGGAACGCCCGTCCTCCTCGGGAACATTGCCGAAATCGCCCTGGGGCCCCAGATCCGGCGCGGGATCATGGATTTCAACGGAGAGGGGAATTCGGTGGGGGGAATCGTGGTGATGCGCCACGGGGAGAACGCGCTCGACGTCATCAACCGGGTCAAGGCGAAACTCGCCGACATGAAAGCGTCCCTCCCCGATGGAGTGGAGATCGTCCCCGCCTACGACCGGTCCGAGCTGATCCAGGCATCCATCGACAACCTCAAGAAGGAACTTCTCCTGGAAATGCTCGTCGTGAGCTTCGTCATTCTATTCTTCCTCTGGCACGTCCCCTCGGCGATCGTTCCCATCATCACGATCCCCGTTTCCGTCGTCCTGGCCTTCATCCCCATGTACCTGTTGGGGATCTCCTCCAACATCATGAGCCTGTCTGGAATCGCCATCTCCATCGGCGTCCTGGTGGACGGGGCCATCGTGGAGGTAGAGAACGCCTACAAAAAGCTCGAGCTGTGGCAGGAGGGCGGACGAAAGGGAGACTTTCACAAGATCCGCCTCGAAGCTCTCCTGGAAGTCGGCCCCTCGGTCTTCTTTTCCCTCTTGGTCATCACCGTTTCCTTCCTTCCCGTCTTCACCCTGGTGGACCAGGAGGGGCGCCTCTTCACCCCTCTCGCCTACACAAAAACCCTGGCGCTCGCCCTTGCGGCCCTTCTGGCCATCACCCTGGACCCAGCCGTTCGGATGCTTTTCGCACGGATGGACCCCTTCCGAATCAGGCCCAAACCGGTGGCGAGACTCATGGATGCGCTCTTCATCGGGACCTATTACCCGGAGGAGAAGCACCCGATCAGCCGCGTTCTTTTCAAAATGTACGAACCGCCGTGCCGGTGGGTCCTGCACCACCCCAAGACGGTGATTCTCCTGGCGGTGGCCGTCATGGTTACCACGGTGCCTGTGTACCTCCAGCTCGGCCACGAGTTCATGCCGCCGCTCAACGAAGGGACGATCCTCTACATGCCGACGACCTTGCCCGGCATGGCCGTGACGCAGGCCCAAACGCTCATGGAAACCCAGGATCGGATTCTGAAGTCCTTCCCCGAGGTGGTCACCGTTTTCGGCAAGTCCGGTCGCGCCGATACGCCCACCGATCCAGCCCCCTTCTCCATGATGGAGACCACGGTTGTCCTCAAGCCCCGCTCCGAATGGCGAGGCAAGGAGCGCTGGTACTCCTCCTGGGCGCCTTCCTGGCTCAAGGCCATCCTCCGCCACGCCTGGCCGGACCGAATCTCCTACGAAGAGCTGATCAACGAGTTCGACCGCGCCATCCAAATCCCGGGGAACACCAACGCATGGACCATGCCCATCAAGGGCCGCATCGACATGCTCACCACGGGCGTGCGCACCCCCGTCGGGATCAAGGTCCTGGGTGGAAATCTCGAGGAGGTCCAGCGGGTCGGTGAAGAGATCGAGAAGAGCCTGAAGCGCGTGGCGGGCACGCGGAGCGTCTTCGCCGAGCGTTCGGCTGGAGGCTACTTCGTGGATATCGTGCCGCGCCGCGCGGCCTTGGCACGGTACGGGCTCACCGTGGAGGACCTTCAATCGGTGATCAGCATCGCTATCGGGGGCGAGACCGTGTCCACGACCATTGAGGGACGCGAGCGCTACTCCATCAACCTCCGCTACCCCAGAGACCTGAGGGAGAACCTCGACCAGCTCGATCGCGTCCTCGTTCCCACCCCGGGCGGGGCCCAGATCCCCATGGGGGAGATGGCGGACATCGCGGTCGTCTCGGGACCCGCCATGATCCGCGATGAGAACGGCATGCTCGCGGGATACGTGTTCGTGGACATCGCGGGGCGCGACATCGGGTCCTACGTGGCCGAGGCGAAAGAGATCGTCGCCTCCCAGGTCACCCTCCCCACCGGCTACTCCCTGATCTGGAGCGGTCAATTCGAGAACATGATGCGCGTGAAGGAGCGCCTGAAAATCGTCGTCCCCATCACCCTTTTCCTGATCTTCCTCCTCCTCTACATGAACACGAAGTCGGCCTTCAAGGCATCCCTGGTCATGCTGGCCGTGCCCTTCTCGGCGGTCGGCGCGGTCTGGCTGATGTACCTGCTGGATTACAACGTCTCCATCGCCGCATGGGTGGGAATGATCGCCCTGATGGGCCTCGACGCGGAAACGGGGGTCTTCATGCTCCTCTTCCTGGACCTTTCTTACGGGGAGGCCGAGAAGGCCGGGCGCCTTCGGACCATGCCGGAGATCCACGACGCGATCATCCACGGAGCGGTCAAGCGCATCCGTCCCAAGATGATGACCGTGATGGCGGCCGCCTCGGGCCTCATGCCCATCATGTGGTCCGCCGGAGCGGGCGCGGACGTGATGAAGCGCGTCGCCGCCCCCATGGTCGGCGGCCTCTTTACCT
Above is a window of Acidobacteriota bacterium DNA encoding:
- a CDS encoding efflux RND transporter permease subunit, which gives rise to MIAKIIRFSADNRLLVILLVMAAVAGAYYTMHQIRLDAIPDLSDTQVIVYTRWDRSPDLVEDQVTYPIITSLLGAPKVKAIRGFSDFGFSYVYVIFQDGTDLYWARSRVNEYLSKIQGGLPAGAKTELGPDATGVGWVYMYALVDRSGKNDLAQLRTYQDWYLRYALQSVPGVSEVAGIGGFQKQYQVTVDPNRLQAFGLSIADVMKAVQQSNSEAGGRLVEWAGTEYMVRGRGYVKAREDLEKVVVKTNERGTPVLLGNIAEIALGPQIRRGIMDFNGEGNSVGGIVVMRHGENALDVINRVKAKLADMKASLPDGVEIVPAYDRSELIQASIDNLKKELLLEMLVVSFVILFFLWHVPSAIVPIITIPVSVVLAFIPMYLLGISSNIMSLSGIAISIGVLVDGAIVEVENAYKKLELWQEGGRKGDFHKIRLEALLEVGPSVFFSLLVITVSFLPVFTLVDQEGRLFTPLAYTKTLALALAALLAITLDPAVRMLFARMDPFRIRPKPVARLMDALFIGTYYPEEKHPISRVLFKMYEPPCRWVLHHPKTVILLAVAVMVTTVPVYLQLGHEFMPPLNEGTILYMPTTLPGMAVTQAQTLMETQDRILKSFPEVVTVFGKSGRADTPTDPAPFSMMETTVVLKPRSEWRGKERWYSSWAPSWLKAILRHAWPDRISYEELINEFDRAIQIPGNTNAWTMPIKGRIDMLTTGVRTPVGIKVLGGNLEEVQRVGEEIEKSLKRVAGTRSVFAERSAGGYFVDIVPRRAALARYGLTVEDLQSVISIAIGGETVSTTIEGRERYSINLRYPRDLRENLDQLDRVLVPTPGGAQIPMGEMADIAVVSGPAMIRDENGMLAGYVFVDIAGRDIGSYVAEAKEIVASQVTLPTGYSLIWSGQFENMMRVKERLKIVVPITLFLIFLLLYMNTKSAFKASLVMLAVPFSAVGAVWLMYLLDYNVSIAAWVGMIALMGLDAETGVFMLLFLDLSYGEAEKAGRLRTMPEIHDAIIHGAVKRIRPKMMTVMAAASGLMPIMWSAGAGADVMKRVAAPMVGGLFTSFLMELLVYPAVYLLWKRRSSTLAA